The following proteins are co-located in the Cyanobacteria bacterium GSL.Bin1 genome:
- the ccsB gene encoding c-type cytochrome biogenesis protein CcsB — protein MDLIALQHQLDNLSFLVLFLTMLTYWVGTAFRNLSFLHPLGTAGMAIGNFCIAGLLGARWIEAGYFPISNLYESLFFLAWGVTAVHLVVELSTQNRLLGIFSAPLAMGITAFAALSLPPEMQSAEPLVPALKSNWLMMHVSVMMLSYATLMVGSLLAIAFLIVTKGNSVQLQGSSYGTGNERLRAIKSQTEFATATATSSSSNTQTAVLDRSQTSNQTQLSPQRLNLAQTLDNLSYRVIGLGFPLLTIGIIAGAVWANEAWGSYWSWDPKETWALITWLVFAAYLHARITKGWQGRRPAILASTGFVVVWICYLGVNLLGKGLHSYGWFF, from the coding sequence ATGGATTTAATTGCGCTACAACATCAACTGGATAATCTTTCTTTTTTAGTGCTTTTCCTGACCATGCTGACTTATTGGGTAGGCACGGCTTTCCGTAACCTGTCATTTCTTCACCCCTTAGGCACAGCAGGAATGGCAATCGGGAACTTCTGTATTGCGGGTTTACTCGGTGCGCGGTGGATCGAAGCGGGCTATTTTCCCATTAGTAATTTGTATGAATCTCTCTTTTTCTTAGCTTGGGGAGTGACAGCGGTTCATTTAGTCGTGGAGTTGAGTACTCAAAATCGTCTTCTTGGGATTTTTAGTGCGCCCTTGGCAATGGGAATTACGGCGTTTGCCGCCTTGAGTTTGCCACCGGAAATGCAGTCGGCTGAGCCTTTAGTGCCCGCTTTAAAGTCCAATTGGCTAATGATGCACGTGAGTGTCATGATGTTAAGTTATGCCACACTGATGGTCGGTTCTCTCCTCGCGATCGCGTTTTTAATCGTGACCAAAGGTAATTCAGTGCAACTTCAAGGCAGTTCCTACGGTACGGGAAATGAGCGCCTCCGTGCGATCAAAAGTCAAACCGAATTTGCCACCGCGACCGCAACATCCAGTTCAAGTAACACCCAAACCGCTGTTCTAGATCGATCACAAACAAGTAACCAAACCCAGCTATCCCCACAACGACTCAACTTAGCACAAACGTTAGATAACTTGAGCTATCGTGTGATTGGTCTAGGATTCCCCCTACTCACCATTGGGATTATTGCCGGTGCAGTTTGGGCAAATGAAGCCTGGGGGTCATACTGGAGTTGGGATCCTAAAGAGACGTGGGCATTGATTACTTGGCTCGTTTTTGCGGCTTATCTCCATGCGAGAATTACTAAAGGATGGCAAGGCAGACGACCCGCAATTTTAGCCAGTACCGGCTTTGTTGTCGTTTGGATCTGTTATTTGGGC